In the Sarcophilus harrisii chromosome 1, mSarHar1.11, whole genome shotgun sequence genome, one interval contains:
- the SEPTIN5 gene encoding septin-5 isoform X1: MSTSLRYKSKLVNPVEEKQDHDKQYVGFATLPNQVHRKSVKKGFDFTLMVAGESGLGKSTLVNSLFLTDLYKDRKLLNAEERINQTVEILKHTVDIEEKGVKLKLTIVDTPGFGDAVNNTQCWKPITDYVDQQFEQYFRDESGLNRKNIQDNRVHCCLYFISPFGHGLRPVDVEFMKALHEKVNIVPLIAKADCLVPGEIRKLKERIREEIDKFGIKVYQFPECDSDEDEEFKQQDRELKESAPFAVIGSNTVVEAKGQRVRGRLYPWGIVEVENQAHCDFVKLRNMLIRTHMHDLKDVTCDVHYENYRAHCIQQMTSKLTQDSRIESPIPILPVPTPDTETEKLIKMKDEELRRMQEMLQKMKQQMQDQ; encoded by the exons GACCATGACAAGCAGTACGTGGGCTTTGCCACGCTGCCCAACCAGGTGCACCGCAAGTCAGTGAAGAAGGGATTCGACTTCACGCTCATGGTCGCGG GGGAGTCGGGCCTGGGGAAGTCGACCCTGGTAAACAGCCTGTTCCTGACGGATCTCTACAAGGACCGGAAGCTGCTCAATGCGGAGG AGAGAATCAACCAAACAGTGGAGATCCTGAAGCACACAGTGGACATCGAGGAGAAGGGCGTGAAGCTGAAGCTGACCATTGTGGACACGCCGGGCTTTGGGGATGCCGTCAACAACACCCAGTG CTGGAAGCCCATCACGGACTACGTGGACCAGCAGTTCGAGCAGTACTTCCGAGACGAGAGCGGCCTCAACCGCAAGAACATCCAGGACAACCGAGTCCACTGCTGCCTCTACTTCATTTCTCCCTTCGGGCACGG GTTGCGGCCCGTGGACGTGGAGTTCATGAAGGCCCTTCACGAGAAAGTGAACATCGTCCCCCTCATTGCCAAAGCCGACTGCCTGGTCCCGGGAGAGATCCGAAAGCTGAAGGAGCGG ATCCGGGAAGAGATCGACAAGTTTGGGATTAAGGTCTACCAGTTCCCAGAGTGTGACTCGGATGAGGATGAGGAGTTCAAGCAGCAGGACCGAGAGTTAAAG GAGAGCGCCCCCTTTGCTGTCATAGGCAGCAACACCGTGGTGGAGGCCAAGGGCCAGCGCGTCCGGGGACGGCTCTATCCCTGGGGCATCGTGGAAG TGGAGAACCAGGCTCACTGCGACTTCGTGAAGCTCCGGAACATGCTGATCCGGACGCACATGCACGACCTGAAGGACGTGACCTGCGATGTGCACTACGAGAACTACCGGGCGCACTGCATTCAGCAGATGACCAG CAAACTGACCCAGGACAGCCGCATCGAGAGCCCCATCCCCATCCTGCCCGTGCCCACCCCAGACACAGAGACGGAGAAGCTGATCAAGATGAAGGATGAGGAG ctcAGGCGGATGCAGGAGATGCTGCAGAAGATGAAACAGCAGATGCAGGACCAGTGA
- the GP1BB gene encoding platelet glycoprotein Ib beta chain: MGSGLLLVPLAAGLLLLAGAPRVPACPARCRCAGGLVDCGGLQLTAAGLPRAFPPGTTEITLQGNNLSSLPAGLFDGLPGLRRAHLAANPWRCDCELLYLRAWLGAQQDRRPYLDLRCAGPPPLRDRLLLYLGPEELRAACGWGGCSQALGVQLALLGLLLLHALLLLLLLRRLWRYRALAREAQLRGGAAGPPAPGPHPKGEGRAPAVSRPRPSPLTRPGPFRPPAQCPGPAPD; the protein is encoded by the exons ATGGGCTCTG GGCTGCTGCTGGTGCCCCTGGCCGCGGGCCTCCTGCTGCTGGCCGGGGCGCCCCGGGTCCCGGCGTGCCCCGCGCGCTGCCGCTGCGCCGGGGGCCTGGTGGACTGCGGGGGGCTGCAGCTGACGGCGGCCGGGCTGCCCAGGGCCTTCCCGCCGGGCACCACGGAGATCACGCTCCAGGGCAACAACCTGAGCAGCCTGCCCGCGGGGCTCTTCGACGGGCTGCCGGGCCTGCGCCGGGCGCACCTGGCCGCCAACCCGTGGCGCTGCGACTGCGAGCTGCTCTACCTGCGCGCCTGGCTCGGGGCGCAGCAGGACCGCCGGCCCTACCTGGACCTGCGCTGCGCGGGGCCCCCGCCCCTCCGGGACCGGCTGCTGCTCTACCTGGGCCCCGAGGAGCTGCGTGCGGCCTGCGGCTGGGGGGGCTGCAGCCAGGCGCTGGGTGTGCAGCTGGCCCTCCtcgggctgctgctgctgcacgcgctgctgctgctgctgctgctgcgccGGCTCTGGCGCTACCGGGCGCTGGCCAGGGAGGCCCAGCTCCGGGGTGGGGCTGCTGGACCCCCGGCCCCGGGACCCCACCCAAAGGGGGAGGGCCGGGCCCCAGCCGTGTCCCGGCCCCGGCCCAGCCCCCTGACCCGGCCGGGCCCCTTCAGGCCCCCCGCCCAGTGCCCCGGCCCAGCCCCTGACTAG
- the SEPTIN5 gene encoding septin-5 isoform X2, with amino-acid sequence MVAGESGLGKSTLVNSLFLTDLYKDRKLLNAEERINQTVEILKHTVDIEEKGVKLKLTIVDTPGFGDAVNNTQCWKPITDYVDQQFEQYFRDESGLNRKNIQDNRVHCCLYFISPFGHGLRPVDVEFMKALHEKVNIVPLIAKADCLVPGEIRKLKERIREEIDKFGIKVYQFPECDSDEDEEFKQQDRELKESAPFAVIGSNTVVEAKGQRVRGRLYPWGIVEVENQAHCDFVKLRNMLIRTHMHDLKDVTCDVHYENYRAHCIQQMTSKLTQDSRIESPIPILPVPTPDTETEKLIKMKDEELRRMQEMLQKMKQQMQDQ; translated from the exons ATGGTCGCGG GGGAGTCGGGCCTGGGGAAGTCGACCCTGGTAAACAGCCTGTTCCTGACGGATCTCTACAAGGACCGGAAGCTGCTCAATGCGGAGG AGAGAATCAACCAAACAGTGGAGATCCTGAAGCACACAGTGGACATCGAGGAGAAGGGCGTGAAGCTGAAGCTGACCATTGTGGACACGCCGGGCTTTGGGGATGCCGTCAACAACACCCAGTG CTGGAAGCCCATCACGGACTACGTGGACCAGCAGTTCGAGCAGTACTTCCGAGACGAGAGCGGCCTCAACCGCAAGAACATCCAGGACAACCGAGTCCACTGCTGCCTCTACTTCATTTCTCCCTTCGGGCACGG GTTGCGGCCCGTGGACGTGGAGTTCATGAAGGCCCTTCACGAGAAAGTGAACATCGTCCCCCTCATTGCCAAAGCCGACTGCCTGGTCCCGGGAGAGATCCGAAAGCTGAAGGAGCGG ATCCGGGAAGAGATCGACAAGTTTGGGATTAAGGTCTACCAGTTCCCAGAGTGTGACTCGGATGAGGATGAGGAGTTCAAGCAGCAGGACCGAGAGTTAAAG GAGAGCGCCCCCTTTGCTGTCATAGGCAGCAACACCGTGGTGGAGGCCAAGGGCCAGCGCGTCCGGGGACGGCTCTATCCCTGGGGCATCGTGGAAG TGGAGAACCAGGCTCACTGCGACTTCGTGAAGCTCCGGAACATGCTGATCCGGACGCACATGCACGACCTGAAGGACGTGACCTGCGATGTGCACTACGAGAACTACCGGGCGCACTGCATTCAGCAGATGACCAG CAAACTGACCCAGGACAGCCGCATCGAGAGCCCCATCCCCATCCTGCCCGTGCCCACCCCAGACACAGAGACGGAGAAGCTGATCAAGATGAAGGATGAGGAG ctcAGGCGGATGCAGGAGATGCTGCAGAAGATGAAACAGCAGATGCAGGACCAGTGA